The Glycine soja cultivar W05 chromosome 8, ASM419377v2, whole genome shotgun sequence genome has a window encoding:
- the LOC114421619 gene encoding probable methyltransferase At1g27930, with amino-acid sequence MQLANERMKSRWFVWLLAVLGIIGATLFIVSLIQTSENNFLCSITRTMQQQQQQFTDGPTSMQLKAILHYATSQIVPQQSLSEITITFDVLQSLHRPANFLVFGLGRDSLMWASLNPHGTTLFLEEDPKWFGIVTKEAPYLRAHTVRYRTQLREADSLMSSYRSEPACFPATATLRGNERCKLALHNLPDEVYEKEWDLIMIDAPKGYFAEAPGRMAAIFSAAVMARDRKGSGVTHVFLHDVDRKVEKVYAEEFLCRKHLVKGVGRLWHFEIPPMGNNTRDYARFC; translated from the exons ATGCAATTAGCGAATGAGAGAATGAAGAGCCGGTGGTTCGTGTGGCTTTTGGCGGTACTAGGCATCATCGGAGCCACACTCTTCATAGTGAGCTTGATCCAAACCTCGGAGAACAACTTCCTATGTTCCATAACAAGAACgatgcagcagcagcagcagcagttcACCGATGGCCCCACATCGATGCAACTCAAAGCCATCCTCCACTACGCGACCTCTCAG ATTGTCCCTCAACAATCTCTTTCCGAGATTACAATAACCTTCGACGTGCTCCAAAGCCTCCACCGCCCCGCCAACTTCCTCGTGTTTGGGCTGGGCCGCGATTCTCTCATGTGGGCCAGCCTCAACCCGCACGGCACCACCCTGTTCCTCGAGGAGGACCCTAAATGGTTCGGGATCGTCACCAAGGAGGCGCCCTACCTCCGGGCCCACACGGTCCGTTACCGTACACAGCTCCGAGAAGCCGACAGCCTCATGTCCTCGTACCGATCCGAACCCGCGTGTTTTCCGGCCACCGCCACGCTCCGCGGCAACGAGCGGTGCAAACTTGCCCTACATAACCTCCCTGACGAGGTTTATGAGAAGGAGTGGGATTTGATTATGATCGACGCGCCGAAGGGGTACTTCGCGGAGGCGCCGGGGCGCATGGCGGCGATATTCTCGGCGGCGGTGATGGCGAGGGACAGGAAGGGATCCGGTGTGACGCACGTGTTCTTGCACGATGTGGATCGGAAGGTGGAGAAGGTTTACGCGGAGGAGTTTCTGTGTAGGAAGCACTTGGTCAAAGGTGTTG
- the LOC114421620 gene encoding glutamate-rich WD repeat-containing protein 1-like has product MTRGIKHRQKAKSKKKGSKKEGGSSSSLAPEIPAKVWQPGVDKLEEGEELQCDPSAYNSLHAFHIGWPCLSFDILRDSLGLVRTEFPHTVYFMAGTQAEKPSWNSIGIFKVSNITGKRREPVPKLGTDDTEMDGEDSDSDDDSEEEDEGGAQGPSLQLRKVAHQGCVNRIRSMPQNPHICAAWADTGHVQVWDLNSHLNVLAETETEGVQGVAAVFNQDPLYKFKHKDEGYAIDWSPLVPGKLASGDCNNCIYLWEPTSAGTWNVDNAPFIGHTASVEDLQWSPTESHVFASCSVDGNIAIWDTRLGKSPAASFKAHNADVNVMSWNRLASCMLASGSDDGTISIRDLRLLKEGDSVVAHFEYHKHPITSIEWSPHEASSLAVSSSDNQLTIWDLSLEKDEEEEAEFKAKTKEQVNAPEDLPPQLLFIHQGQKDLKELHWHTQIPGMIVSTAEDGFNVLMPSNIQSTLPSNGAL; this is encoded by the exons ATGACTCGCGGCATAAAACACCGTCAGAAAGCCAAGAGCAAGAAGAAG ggcTCGAAGAAAGAGGGTGGTTCTTCTTCATCTTTGGCGCCAGAAATTCCAGCGAAGGTGTGGCAACCGGGCGTGGATAAGTTAGAGGAAGGTGAAGAGCTTCAGTGTGATCCTTCTGCTTACAATTCTCTTCATGCCTTTCACATTGGATGGCCATGTTTGAG CTTTGATATTTTACGCGACTCTTTGGGCTTGGTTCGAACAGAATTTCCCCACACAGTATATTTCATGGCAGGGACTCAG GCAGAGAAACCTTCTTGGAATTCTATTGGAATTTTTAAAGTATCAAATATTACTGGAAAGAGACGTGAGCCAGTGCCTAAACTTGGAACTGATGACACTGAAATGGATGGTGAGGATAGTGACAGTGATGATGATAGTGAGGAAGAAGACGAAGGTGGTGCTCAGGGTCCCAGTTTGCAG TTGCGTAAGGTTGCTCACCAAGGATGTGTCAACCGTATACGCTCCATGCCACAAAATCCTCATATATGTGCAGCTTGGGCCGATACCGGTCATGTACAG GTCTGGGACCTAAACTCTCACCTCAATGTTCTAGCTGAGACTGAAACAGAAGGTGTCCAAGGAGTTGCTGCAGTTTTTAATCAGGACCCATTGTATAAATTTAAACACAAAGATGAAGGTTATGCTATAGACTGGAGTCCTCTTGTTCCTGGAAAGCTTGCATCTG GGGATTGCAATAATTGTATTTATCTGTGGGAGCCTACATCTGCTGGAACGTGGAATGTTGATAATGCTCCATTTATTGGACATACTGCTAGTGTTGAAGATCTGCAA TGGAGCCCTACAGAATCTCATGTTTTTGCTTCTTGTTCTGTGGATGGAAACATTGCAATATGGGATACCCGTTTGGGGAAGTCACCAGCTGCATCTTTTAAGGCACATAATGCTGATGTGAATGTAATGTCATGGAACAG GTTGGCTAGTTGTATGTTGGCCTCGGGGAGTGATGATGGGACTATTTCTATTCGTGATCTCAGACTGCTCAAG GAAGGAGATTCTGTTGTAGCACATTTCGAATATCACAAGCACCCAATCACATCCATTGAGTGGAGTCCACATGAAGCCTCTTCATTGGCAGTTTCTTCATCTGATAATCAGCTTAC AATATGGGACCTTTCTTTAGAAAAGGACGAGGAAGAGGAGGCTGAATTTAAAGCTAAAACTAAAGAACAAGTTAATGCTCCTGAAGATCTGCCTCCCCAACTATTATTTATTCATCAG GGACAGAAAGACCTGAAGGAACTACATTGGCACACACAGATTCCTGGAATGATTGTATCTACCGCTGAAGATGGATTCAACGTCCTTATGCCTTCAAATATTCAGAGCACACTGCCATCGAATGGTGCTTTGTAG
- the LOC114421621 gene encoding F-box only protein 6-like isoform X1, which translates to MEEEEEGLAMLITHLHHFSHSLSPLFFTLHPPLLSHQLPRLSFFDIDDYSLDDFCGLVMAAGKSGSSRMLEPLKHPSKKSRRDRSLGKSSGRSSRDEAMEQQIWKKLPEDLFEPVIARLPIATFFCFRSVCQRWNSLLTSQSFSQHCAQVPQANPWFYTVTHEHANSGAMYDPSMKKWYHPTISTLPAELIVLPVASAGGLVCFLDIYRQNFYVCNPLTQSLKELPARSVRVGSRASVGMTVNGNSTSAGYKILLVGCDGEYEIYDSVTKSWSHPENMPADIKLPLSLNFRSHAVSIDSTLYFMHSDPEGIVSYDMATGVWMQYIIPAPLHLTDHMLAECDGRILLVGLLTKNAATCICIWELQKMTFLWKEVDRMPNVWCLDFYGKHVRMTCLGNKGLLMLSLRSRQMNRLVTYNIASREWVKVPACLVPHGRKRQWVAHGTAFYPCLTAMA; encoded by the exons atggaagaagaagaagaagggctTGCCATGCTCATCACTCACCTTCACCATTTCTCTCACTCTCTTTCTCCTCTCTTTTTTACCCTTCACCCTCCTCTACTCTCTCATCAACTCCCCAG ATTGTCCTTCTTTGACATTGATGATTACTCCTTAGATGACTTCTGTGGCCTTGTAATGGCAGCTGGAAAGTCTGGAAGTTCCAGGATGTTGGAGCCTCTAAAGCATCCATCTAAGAAGTCTCGAAGAGATAGGAGCCTTGGAAAATCATCTGGAAGGTCCTCCAGGGATGAAGCTATGGAACAACAAATTTGGAAAAAATTGCCTGAGGATCTATTTGAGCCTGTGATTGCACGACTTCCCATTGCCACATTTTTCTGCTTCCGCTCTGTATGCCAGCGATGGAATTCCTTGCTGACTTCTCAAAGTTTTTCTCAGCATTGTGCTCAAGTCCCACAAGCAAACCCATGGTTTTACACCGTAACTCATGAACATGCAAATTCCGGAGCCATGTATGACCCTTCTATGAAGAAGTGGTATCATCCCACTATATCAACACTGCCCGCAGAGTTGATAGTTTTGCCAGTGGCTTCTGCAGGGGGTCTAGTTTGCTTTCTTGACATTTATCGTCAAAATTTCTATGTTTGTAACCCATTGACTCAATCCTTAAAGGAGTTACCAGCTCGTTCAGTTAGGGTTGGGTCTCGTGCGTCTGTAGGGATGACAGTAAATGGAAACTCAACTAGTGCTGGCTACAAGATCCTATTGGTTGGTTGTGATGGagaatatgaaatttatgaCTCAGTGACAAAGTCTTGGAGCCATCCAGAAAACATGCCTGCAGATATTAAGCTCCCGCTGTCACTCAATTTTAGGTCACACGCTGTTTCTATTGACAGCACCCTGTACTTCATGCATTCAGATCCCGAAGGGATTGTTTCGTATGATATGGCAACTGGGGTTTGGATGCAGTACATAATCCCAGCACCATTGCATCTGACTGACCACATGCTGGCTGAGTGCGATGGCCGGATATTGCTTGTGGGGTTGCTCACGAAGAATGCAGCCACATGTATATGCATATGGGAGCTGCAGAAGATGACTTTCTTGTGGAAGGAGGTTGACAGAATGCCAAACGTCTGGTGCTTGGACTTTTATGGGAAGCACGTTAGAATGACTTGCTTGGGAAACAAAGGCTTGCTGATGTTATCCTTGAGATCAAGACAAATGAATCGATTGGTTACTTACAACATAGCAAGTAGGGAATGGGTGAAGGTTCCTGCGTGTCTGGTGCCACATGGAAGAAAACGACAATGGGTAGCACATGGTACTGCATTTTATCCATGCCTCACTGCAATGGCTTGA
- the LOC114421621 gene encoding F-box only protein 6-like isoform X2, whose amino-acid sequence MLEPLKHPSKKSRRDRSLGKSSGRSSRDEAMEQQIWKKLPEDLFEPVIARLPIATFFCFRSVCQRWNSLLTSQSFSQHCAQVPQANPWFYTVTHEHANSGAMYDPSMKKWYHPTISTLPAELIVLPVASAGGLVCFLDIYRQNFYVCNPLTQSLKELPARSVRVGSRASVGMTVNGNSTSAGYKILLVGCDGEYEIYDSVTKSWSHPENMPADIKLPLSLNFRSHAVSIDSTLYFMHSDPEGIVSYDMATGVWMQYIIPAPLHLTDHMLAECDGRILLVGLLTKNAATCICIWELQKMTFLWKEVDRMPNVWCLDFYGKHVRMTCLGNKGLLMLSLRSRQMNRLVTYNIASREWVKVPACLVPHGRKRQWVAHGTAFYPCLTAMA is encoded by the coding sequence ATGTTGGAGCCTCTAAAGCATCCATCTAAGAAGTCTCGAAGAGATAGGAGCCTTGGAAAATCATCTGGAAGGTCCTCCAGGGATGAAGCTATGGAACAACAAATTTGGAAAAAATTGCCTGAGGATCTATTTGAGCCTGTGATTGCACGACTTCCCATTGCCACATTTTTCTGCTTCCGCTCTGTATGCCAGCGATGGAATTCCTTGCTGACTTCTCAAAGTTTTTCTCAGCATTGTGCTCAAGTCCCACAAGCAAACCCATGGTTTTACACCGTAACTCATGAACATGCAAATTCCGGAGCCATGTATGACCCTTCTATGAAGAAGTGGTATCATCCCACTATATCAACACTGCCCGCAGAGTTGATAGTTTTGCCAGTGGCTTCTGCAGGGGGTCTAGTTTGCTTTCTTGACATTTATCGTCAAAATTTCTATGTTTGTAACCCATTGACTCAATCCTTAAAGGAGTTACCAGCTCGTTCAGTTAGGGTTGGGTCTCGTGCGTCTGTAGGGATGACAGTAAATGGAAACTCAACTAGTGCTGGCTACAAGATCCTATTGGTTGGTTGTGATGGagaatatgaaatttatgaCTCAGTGACAAAGTCTTGGAGCCATCCAGAAAACATGCCTGCAGATATTAAGCTCCCGCTGTCACTCAATTTTAGGTCACACGCTGTTTCTATTGACAGCACCCTGTACTTCATGCATTCAGATCCCGAAGGGATTGTTTCGTATGATATGGCAACTGGGGTTTGGATGCAGTACATAATCCCAGCACCATTGCATCTGACTGACCACATGCTGGCTGAGTGCGATGGCCGGATATTGCTTGTGGGGTTGCTCACGAAGAATGCAGCCACATGTATATGCATATGGGAGCTGCAGAAGATGACTTTCTTGTGGAAGGAGGTTGACAGAATGCCAAACGTCTGGTGCTTGGACTTTTATGGGAAGCACGTTAGAATGACTTGCTTGGGAAACAAAGGCTTGCTGATGTTATCCTTGAGATCAAGACAAATGAATCGATTGGTTACTTACAACATAGCAAGTAGGGAATGGGTGAAGGTTCCTGCGTGTCTGGTGCCACATGGAAGAAAACGACAATGGGTAGCACATGGTACTGCATTTTATCCATGCCTCACTGCAATGGCTTGA
- the LOC114421622 gene encoding stress-associated endoplasmic reticulum protein 2-like, which translates to MTTSRRLADRKVEKFEKNITKRGFVPDTTTKKGKDYPVGPVLLGFFVFVVIGSSLFQIIRTATSGGMA; encoded by the exons ATG ACGACATCAAGGCGCCTTGCGGACAGGAAGGTGGAGAAGTTTGAGAAGAACATCACAAAAAGAGGATTTGTGCCAGACACTACTACTAAGAAGGGAAAAGACTACCCTGTTGGCCCAGTGCTGCTCGGTTTCTTCGTCTTTGTTGTCATTGGATCAT CTCTCTTCCAGATAATCAGGACAGCAACAAGTGGAGGCATGGCTTAA
- the LOC114421623 gene encoding histidine kinase 3-like: MSLLHVVGFGLKVGHLLLVLCCWVVSVVYLNWFLSSGIIMDTKMGGGGGGGSKMWHKKWWEKISGQGCKIHQQYYQYIGSKKVKRALWRKLLLTWVVGWFIVSLRIFCYMSSQGTEKRKETLASMCDERARMLQDQFNVSMNHIQAMSILISTFHHAKSPSAIDQKTFAKYTERTAFERPLTSGVAYAVRVLHSEREQFEKQQGWTIKRMDTLEQNPVHKDDYAPEALEPSPVQEEYAPVIFAQDTIAHVISVNVLSGKEDRENVLRARESGKGVLTAPFRLLKTNRLGVILTFAVYKRDLPSNTTPNERIQATDGYLGGVFDVESLVEKLLQQLASKQTVIVHVYDTTNRTHPIAMYGSNESGDFFYHVSTLNFGDPFRKHEMHCRFKQKPPWPWVAITTSIGILVIALLVGYIFHATVNRIAKVEDDYREMMELKKRAEAADVAKSQFLATVSHEIRTPMNGVLGMLHMLMDTDLDVTQQEYVRTAQESGKALVSLINEVLDQAKIEFGKLELEAVLFDIRAILDDVLSLFSEKSQGKRVELAVYVSDHVPELLIGDPGRFRQIITNLMGNSIKFTDKGHIFVTIHLVEEVVRSIEVDKESNSENTLSGSPVADSRRSWEGFKAFSQEGPLGSFSSPSNDHVNLIVSVEDTGEGIPLESQPLIFTPFMQVGSSISRKHGGTGIGLSISKCLVGLMNGEIGFVSIPKIGSTFTFTAVFTNGHRSSSECKIQQINNQPQSASSEFEGMTALIIDPRSVRAEVSGYHIQRLGIHVEMVSDLKQGLSTISNGNVVVNMVLIEQEVWDRDLGLSSHFVNNTRRIDHGVPPKLFILVNSSSSFKASVNLGVHNPTVITKPLRASMLAASLQRAMGVQNKGAPHRELQSLSLRHLLRGRKILIVDDNGVNRAVAAGALKKYGADVVCVSSGKDAISSLKPPHQFDACFMDIQMPEMDGFEATKRIREMEDSVNREVSMDDFENITNWHVPILAMTADVIQATHEECLRCGMDGYVSKPFEAEQLYREVSRFFQSS, from the exons ATGAGCTTGCTCCATGTAGTTGGGTTTGGTCTTAAAGTGGGGCATCTACTTTTGGTGCTATGTTGCTGGGTTGTGTCTGTGGTTTATCTTAACTGGTTTCTCAGCAGTGGAATTATTATGGACACCAAGATGggtggtggaggtggtggtggtagcAAGATGTGGCACAAAAAATGGTGGGAGAAGATCTCAGGGCAGGGTTGCAAAATCCACCAACAGTACTACCAGTATATTGGCTCCAAGAAAGTTAAGAGAGCGTTGTGGAGGAAGCTTTTGCTGACATGGGTAGTGGGTTGGTTCATAGTATCTTTGCGGATCTTCTGCTACATGAGCTCGCAAGGTActgagaagaggaaagaaacTCTTGCAAGCATGTGTGATGAAAGGGCTAGGATGCTGCAGGATCAGTTTAATGTCAGTATGAACCATATCCAAGCCATGTCCATTCTAATCTCCACTTTCCACCATGCTAAGAGCCCCTCAGCCATCGATCAG AAAACTTTTGCAAAGTACACAGAAAGAACAGCTTTTGAGAGACCTCTTACAAGTGGTGTTGCGTATGCTGTAAGGGTGCTCCATTCTGAAAGGGAACAATTTGAAAAGCAGCAAGGTTGGACTATCAAGAGGATGGATACGCTAGAGCAGAACCCGGTTCATAAGGACGATTATGCCCCAGAGGCACTGGAGCCATCCCCTGTTCAGGAAGAATATGCTCCTGTCATCTTTGCACAGGATACAATTGCACACGTGATTTCTGTTAATGTGCTTTCTGGAAAG GAAGACCGTGAAAATGTGCTGCGTGCAAGAGAATCAGGCAAAGGGGTTTTAACTGCACCCTTTAGGCTGCTCAAAACAAATCGACTAGGGGTTATCCTGACCTTTGCTGTTTACAAGAGAGATCTCCCATCAAATACAACCCCAAATGAAAGGATTCAAGCAACTGACGG GTATCTTGGGGGAGTCTTTGATGTTGAGTCATTAGTGGAGAAATTACTTCAGCAACTTGCTAGCAAGCAAACTGTAATTGTTCATGTATATGATACTACAAATCGTACTCATCCAATTGCCATGTATGGCTCAAATGAATCAGGGGATTTTTTCTATCACGTCAGCACTCTTAACTTTGGAGACCCTTTTAGGAAGCATGAGATGCACTGCAG GTTCAAGCAGAAGCCACCATGGCCATGGGTGGCAATAACTACTTCTATTGGTATCCTTGTTATTGCACTCCTTGTTGGATATATTTTCCATGCCACTGTGAATCGAATTGCCAAAGTAGAAGATGATTACCGTGAGATGATGGAACTTAAAAAACGAGCTGAGGCGGCTGATGTTGCAAAATCCCAG TTTCTTGCTACTGTTTCCCATGAGATCAGAACACCAATGAATGGTGTTTTGG GGATGTTGCATATGCTTATGGACACAGATCTAGATGTAACCCAACAGGAATATGTCAGGACAGCACAGGAAAGTGGAAAAGCTCTGGTGTCACTTATAAATGAGGTTTTGGATCAGGCTAAGATTGAGTTTGGTAAGCTAGAGCTTGAGGCTGTGCTCTTCGACATACGGGCAATTTTGGATGATGTATTGTCTCTATTTTCTGAGAAGTCTCAAGGAAAAAGAGTAGAG TTGGCAGTTTATGTGTCAGATCATGTTCCTGAATTACTTATAGGTGATCCAGGAAGATTTCGACAAATAATTACCAATCTCATGGGTAACTCAATTAAG TTCACGGACAAAGGACATATTTTTGTCACAATCCATCTTGTTGAGGAGGTTGTCCGTTCAATAGAGGTTGACAAAGAATCCAACTCAGAAAATACCTTGAGTGGTTCGCCCGTTGCTGATAGTCGCCGGAGCTGGGAAGGATTCAAGGCTTTCAGTCAAGAGGGACCTCTTGGTTCCTTCTCATCCCCCTCCAATGATCATGTCAATTTGATTGTATCTGTTGAAGATACAGGTGAAGGTATTCCTCTTGAATCTCAGCCACTCATCTTCACCCCATTCATGCAGGTAGGTTCATCCATCTCCCGAAAGCATGGAGGAACAGGCATTGGCCTAAGCATTAGCAAATGTTTGGTTGGCCTCATGAATGGGGAAATTGGATTTGTGAGCATACCCAAGATTGGGTCCACATTCACTTTTACTGCTGTATTCACCAATGGACACCGTAGTTCAAGTGAGTGTAAAATTCAGCAAATCAACAACCAACCTCAGTCTGCATCTTCAGAATTTGAGGGGATGACTGCATTAATTATTGACCCAAGATCTGTTAGAGCAGAAGTGTCTGGATATCACATCCAACGGCTTGGCATTCATGTTGAAATGGTTTCAGATTTAAAACAAGGTTTGTCAACCATAAGCAATGGGAATGTAGTTGTTAATATGGTCCTGATTGAGCAGGAGGTTTGGGATAGAGATTTAGGCTTGTCATCTCACTTTGTCAATAACACGAGGAGAATTGATCATGGGGTTCCTCCAAAGCTGTTCATTCTTGTTAATTCTAGTAGTTCTTTTAAAGCTAGCGTAAACTTGGGTGTTCATAATCCTACTGTGATCACCAAACCTCTGAGAGCAAGTATGCTTGCTGCCTCACTACAACGAGCCATGGGTGTCCAAAACAAGGGAGCTCCTCATAGAGAGCTCCAAAGTTTGTCTCTTCGCCATCTTCTTCGTGGCAGGAAAATTCTAATTGTAGACGACAATGGTGTGAACCGTGCAGTAGCAGCTGGTGCATTGAAAAAGTATGGAGCAGATGTGGTTTGTGTTAGCAGTGGAAAAGATGCCATCTCTTCCTTGAAGCCACCCCATCAGTTTGATGCCTGTTTCATGGATATTCAAATGCCAGAAATGGATGG ATTTGAAGCTACAAAGCGAATTAGGGAGATGGAAGATAGTGTGAACAGAGAAGTATCTATGGATGACTTTGAGAATATTACAAACTGGCATGTACCCATTTTAGCCATGACCGCAGATGTGATACAGGCTACACACGAGGAATGCCTAAGGTGTGGCATGGATGGATATGTTTCAAAACCATTTGAAGCTGAACAGCTGTATAGAGAAGTCTCACGGTTTTTCCAGTCatcttga